A genomic stretch from Edaphobacter aggregans includes:
- a CDS encoding glycosyltransferase family 2 protein: MPKYSIVVPFHNEEDNVTTLYDRLKAVMEQVGETFELVFVDDGSRDRTYRLLEEIAAVDSRVLVIKLRRNFGQTSALAAGFDHSQGEFILAMDGDLQHSPDEIPNFLAKLEEGYDVVSGWRSQRGDNFLLRRIPSRAANWLMAALSGVNIHDFGTTFKAYRREVIQNIPLYGEMHRFIPALASWYGASICEISISNPAREFGKSHYGISRTFRVFFDLLTIRFLLKYMTRPLHFFGSIGALGVLAGSGLAAWLLVLKILTGQHVMDMHGPIFVIAGICILAGIQMMGIGLLGELQVRHFHTASHRAPYAVDRILRLRSEESLLH, translated from the coding sequence GTGCCGAAATACTCCATCGTCGTGCCGTTCCATAACGAAGAAGACAACGTCACCACCCTTTACGACCGGCTCAAAGCCGTCATGGAGCAGGTCGGCGAGACATTCGAGCTCGTCTTTGTCGACGACGGCTCACGCGACCGTACCTACCGTCTCCTCGAAGAGATCGCAGCTGTAGATTCGCGTGTCCTCGTCATTAAGCTCCGTCGCAACTTCGGCCAGACCTCCGCTCTCGCCGCAGGCTTCGACCACTCCCAGGGCGAGTTCATCCTCGCCATGGACGGCGACCTCCAGCACTCGCCCGACGAGATCCCCAACTTCCTTGCCAAGCTCGAAGAGGGTTACGACGTCGTCAGCGGCTGGCGCTCCCAGCGCGGAGACAACTTCCTCCTCCGCCGCATCCCATCCCGCGCAGCAAACTGGCTCATGGCGGCCTTGAGCGGAGTCAACATCCACGACTTCGGCACCACCTTCAAGGCCTATCGCCGCGAGGTCATCCAAAATATTCCTCTCTACGGCGAGATGCACCGCTTCATCCCCGCCCTCGCCTCGTGGTACGGCGCCAGTATCTGCGAAATCTCCATCTCGAATCCGGCCCGCGAGTTCGGTAAGAGCCACTACGGCATCTCCCGCACTTTCCGCGTCTTCTTCGATCTGCTGACCATCCGTTTCCTGCTGAAGTACATGACCCGCCCGCTGCACTTCTTCGGTAGCATCGGCGCGCTGGGCGTTCTCGCCGGTTCTGGCCTTGCTGCGTGGCTTCTCGTGCTGAAGATCCTCACTGGTCAGCATGTCATGGATATGCACGGCCCCATCTTTGTGATTGCTGGCATCTGCATTCTCGCCGGCATCCAGATGATGGGTATCGGCCTGCTCGGCGAGCTTCAGGTACGCCACTTCCACACTGCTTCTCATCGGGCGCCCTACGCCGTCGACCGCATCTTGCGCCTCCGTTCTGAAGAGAGCCTCCTCCACTAA
- a CDS encoding YegP family protein, with protein sequence MSAHYELKPAAGKQFMFNLKAANGEVILTSENYKEKEGALNGIESVKKNSPDDKQYERKTSKSDQPYFVLKAKNHEIIGKSEMYSSPSAMEKGIESVKKNGPVATTNDLT encoded by the coding sequence ATGTCCGCACACTACGAACTGAAACCGGCAGCAGGCAAGCAATTCATGTTCAATCTGAAGGCAGCCAACGGCGAAGTTATCCTGACCAGCGAGAACTACAAAGAAAAAGAAGGCGCTCTCAACGGCATCGAGTCCGTCAAGAAGAACTCTCCAGACGACAAGCAATATGAGCGCAAGACATCAAAGTCCGATCAGCCCTACTTCGTCCTGAAGGCCAAGAACCACGAGATCATCGGCAAAAGCGAGATGTACTCCTCCCCGTCAGCTATGGAGAAGGGAATCGAGTCAGTCAAAAAGAATGGCCCCGTCGCAACAACGAACGACCTGACCTGA
- a CDS encoding quinone oxidoreductase family protein has translation MQAIQILTTGTADVLELRDLPTPTPGPGEALVRIEASGINFIDIYLREGRYPAKLPYILGQEAAGTIVALGEPGPQPTQLKVGDRVVWCHIPGTYAQLAVAPTSALIPIPESVTAQQAAAAILQGMTAHYLAHSTYPIHPGDEVLIHAGAGGVGLLLTQIAKSLGARVFTTVSNEEKAELSREAGADEVILYTREDFAAKLKTLATGPGLHAVYDSVGKSTFDKSLEVLRPRGMMVLFGGSSGAVPPFDLIKLSLLGSLYITRPTLKDYTATRADLESRAADVLNSVANGSLKLRVEHIYPLADAARAHRDLESRKTTGKLLLIP, from the coding sequence ATGCAGGCCATCCAGATCCTAACCACCGGAACCGCTGACGTACTAGAACTCCGCGATCTCCCAACGCCAACTCCTGGCCCCGGCGAAGCCCTCGTCCGCATCGAAGCCAGCGGAATCAACTTCATCGACATCTATCTCCGCGAAGGCCGTTACCCCGCCAAGCTTCCCTACATCCTCGGTCAGGAAGCAGCCGGAACTATCGTCGCTCTTGGTGAACCGGGCCCCCAGCCGACCCAGCTCAAAGTCGGAGACCGCGTCGTCTGGTGCCACATTCCCGGAACCTACGCCCAGCTTGCCGTCGCCCCCACCTCTGCCCTGATCCCCATCCCAGAGAGCGTCACTGCACAACAAGCCGCTGCCGCAATACTTCAGGGCATGACCGCCCACTACCTCGCGCATTCCACCTATCCCATCCACCCTGGCGACGAAGTCCTCATCCACGCCGGAGCCGGAGGTGTCGGCCTTCTTCTCACCCAGATTGCCAAGTCCCTCGGAGCCCGCGTCTTCACCACCGTCTCTAACGAAGAAAAGGCCGAACTATCCCGCGAAGCTGGAGCCGACGAAGTCATCCTTTACACCCGCGAAGATTTTGCGGCAAAGCTCAAGACTCTCGCCACCGGCCCTGGCCTCCACGCTGTCTACGACTCCGTGGGCAAATCCACCTTCGACAAATCCCTCGAAGTCCTCCGCCCTCGCGGCATGATGGTCCTCTTCGGTGGTTCCAGCGGAGCGGTCCCGCCCTTCGACCTCATCAAGCTCTCACTCCTCGGCTCACTCTACATCACCCGCCCCACGCTCAAGGACTACACAGCTACCCGGGCCGACCTCGAATCCCGCGCTGCCGACGTCCTCAACTCCGTAGCCAATGGTTCCCTCAAGCTCCGTGTCGAACACATCTATCCACTCGCCGATGCAGCCCGCGCTCACCGCGATCTCGAATCACGCAAGACCACCGGCAAGCTCCTTCTTATCCCGTAG
- a CDS encoding TonB-dependent receptor: MVTSVRRLSASKSLLASLVILFSLTLAARAVVVRGTVTDPLGAVVGGARVQLIQGKQAVAAVLTSPDGSFEIRSASPGRFVLLTSAPNFTPNIGQDFYGGATDVVNRDIVLEVASVRTTVTVTATGIPTPLQQVSSAVTLIPQADLATRVGIVDDLRQSPGNVAVQSGQTGSVTSLFVRGGNSTANKVLIDGVPANDVGGTFDFGNVSSTGLAGLEMYRGPNSALYGTDAAASVVNLTTPRGSGLKPVLNYSGDAGNFHTYRNEAAVSGAHNKLDYYGAFSRFDTSNSIPRDRFHAATSVANVGYDLTANTQARFTIRNAVSAIGLPQARNFYGISADAKQSDQDIYSGLTLENRTEHNWHNLVRYGIARKREQEQAFTNVGTPITFDFGGGDIFTEYFGNVVTIRGANGYSTTGQASFFVPNEQSVSNRDELYYQSDYTFLRRVTALFGFRYENERGSFVTSYEKETTQRTNYQYSLQFQGDIMNRIFYSLGGGIEKNHLYGITGTPRIGLSYVPVRPGAGYFHGTKLRANFATGVQEPTLALEFASLYTQLQQAGNTAAIAEFNVTPPGPQRSRTYDLGIDQNIIGQKLILQAGYFHNIFDHQLEGVGAGALIQDFGFPPSVATSVFTPYLNSLAFRAQGLEAELQYQPFTHLMLRGGYTYLDAVVLHSFTSDAYSKGFANNNPNFPGIPIGAEGPLVGARPFRRPPHSGFFAAQYTGTKYTAAFKGALASRADDSTFLDGFDTNFGNSLLLPNRNLDFSYAKLDLYGTYAFRPRIVVFTELGNLISQHNIGPIGYPSLPFTVRAGLKVRIGGD; encoded by the coding sequence ATGGTCACGTCCGTGCGCCGTCTATCGGCCTCGAAGTCTCTACTTGCCTCGCTCGTCATCCTCTTCAGCCTCACCCTTGCTGCCCGCGCCGTTGTCGTCCGCGGCACGGTGACCGACCCGCTCGGAGCCGTCGTCGGCGGAGCCCGCGTCCAGCTTATACAGGGGAAGCAGGCAGTGGCCGCCGTACTCACCAGCCCTGACGGCTCCTTCGAAATCCGCAGCGCATCTCCTGGCCGATTCGTCCTCCTCACTTCGGCACCCAACTTCACCCCAAACATCGGCCAGGACTTCTATGGCGGAGCCACGGACGTCGTCAACCGCGACATCGTCCTCGAAGTCGCCTCCGTCAGGACCACCGTCACCGTCACCGCCACTGGAATCCCCACGCCCCTCCAGCAGGTCAGCTCAGCCGTCACCCTCATCCCGCAAGCCGACCTCGCCACCCGCGTCGGCATCGTCGACGACCTCCGCCAATCCCCCGGAAACGTAGCCGTCCAGTCCGGACAGACCGGCAGCGTCACCTCGCTCTTCGTTCGTGGCGGCAACTCCACCGCCAACAAAGTCCTCATCGACGGCGTCCCCGCCAACGACGTAGGCGGCACCTTCGATTTCGGCAATGTCTCCAGCACCGGCCTCGCCGGTCTCGAGATGTATCGCGGCCCCAACTCAGCTCTCTACGGCACCGACGCCGCAGCCTCCGTCGTCAACCTCACCACGCCACGCGGCAGCGGACTTAAGCCCGTCCTCAACTACTCCGGCGATGCTGGCAACTTCCACACCTACCGCAACGAAGCCGCCGTCTCAGGCGCCCACAACAAGCTCGACTACTACGGAGCCTTCAGCCGCTTCGACACCTCCAACTCCATCCCCCGCGACCGCTTCCACGCTGCCACCTCCGTCGCCAACGTCGGCTACGACCTGACTGCAAACACCCAGGCCCGCTTCACCATTCGCAATGCCGTCTCTGCCATCGGCCTCCCCCAGGCCCGCAACTTCTACGGCATCTCCGCCGACGCCAAGCAATCCGATCAGGACATCTATTCCGGCCTCACCCTCGAGAACCGCACCGAACACAACTGGCATAATCTCGTCCGCTACGGGATCGCCCGCAAGCGCGAGCAGGAACAGGCCTTCACCAACGTCGGCACTCCCATCACCTTCGACTTCGGCGGCGGCGACATCTTCACCGAGTACTTCGGCAACGTGGTCACCATCCGCGGAGCCAACGGCTACAGCACCACCGGCCAGGCCTCCTTCTTCGTCCCCAACGAACAGTCCGTCTCCAACCGCGACGAGCTCTACTACCAGTCCGACTACACCTTCCTCCGCCGCGTCACCGCCCTCTTCGGCTTCCGCTACGAAAACGAGCGAGGCAGCTTCGTTACCTCGTACGAGAAGGAGACCACCCAGCGCACCAACTACCAATACTCCCTGCAGTTTCAGGGTGACATCATGAACCGCATCTTCTACTCCCTCGGCGGCGGCATCGAGAAGAACCATCTCTACGGCATCACGGGAACCCCGCGCATCGGCCTCTCCTACGTTCCCGTCCGTCCCGGCGCAGGATACTTCCACGGCACCAAGCTCCGTGCCAACTTTGCCACCGGAGTCCAGGAGCCCACCCTCGCCCTCGAGTTCGCCAGCCTCTACACGCAACTTCAGCAGGCGGGCAATACAGCCGCGATTGCGGAGTTCAACGTCACGCCTCCTGGCCCCCAGCGCTCCCGCACCTACGACCTCGGCATCGACCAAAACATCATCGGCCAGAAGCTCATCCTCCAGGCCGGCTACTTCCACAACATCTTCGATCACCAACTCGAAGGCGTAGGCGCAGGAGCCCTCATTCAGGACTTCGGCTTCCCCCCCAGCGTCGCGACCTCCGTCTTCACCCCCTACCTCAACTCACTCGCCTTCCGTGCCCAGGGTCTCGAAGCCGAACTTCAGTACCAGCCCTTTACCCACCTCATGCTGCGCGGAGGCTACACCTACCTCGACGCCGTCGTCCTCCACTCCTTCACCAGCGACGCTTATAGCAAAGGCTTCGCCAACAACAACCCCAACTTCCCCGGCATCCCCATTGGAGCCGAAGGCCCACTCGTCGGAGCCCGTCCCTTCCGCCGCCCACCCCACTCCGGCTTCTTCGCCGCCCAATACACCGGCACCAAATACACCGCAGCCTTTAAAGGAGCCCTGGCCAGCCGCGCCGACGACTCCACCTTCCTCGACGGCTTCGACACCAACTTCGGAAACTCCCTCCTGCTACCCAACCGCAACCTCGACTTCAGCTACGCGAAGCTCGACCTCTACGGCACCTACGCCTTCCGCCCCCGGATCGTCGTCTTCACCGAACTGGGCAATCTCATCTCCCAACACAACATCGGCCCAATAGGCTACCCCAGCCTCCCATTCACCGTCCGAGCCGGCCTGAAAGTAAGAATCGGCGGCGACTAA
- a CDS encoding dienelactone hydrolase family protein: MSAQPPARYPSIVFYSEIFQITAPIRRTAAMLAGHGYIIAMPEIYH; encoded by the coding sequence TTGTCCGCCCAGCCGCCCGCACGCTACCCTAGTATCGTCTTCTACTCCGAAATCTTCCAGATCACCGCGCCGATACGCCGCACCGCAGCGATGCTCGCCGGCCACGGCTACATCATAGCCATGCCCGAGATCTACCACTAG
- a CDS encoding PEP-CTERM sorting domain-containing protein has translation MPFRSFAVLLCLAAGSLFAAADAIPYSNVGTIAPQSSITAAATGNITGYFVSQSAGDDDSIRMIDVNTGWVSNYFFPNHATAFDAAANFGHVNAGDTLVFELYNYATGQILASDGTYSADGINHAYVTPFTGGDLSGTIFPAGTYVGMEDLPNGSSDFDYNDDAFIFTNVASAGDPSPIPEPGSLLLLGTGALGAVGALRRKLFN, from the coding sequence ATGCCCTTTCGTTCATTCGCGGTACTCCTCTGCCTTGCCGCCGGATCTCTCTTTGCTGCCGCTGATGCTATCCCTTACAGTAATGTCGGCACCATAGCTCCGCAGTCGAGCATTACCGCCGCTGCTACCGGCAACATCACCGGATATTTCGTCTCCCAAAGCGCAGGCGACGACGACAGCATCCGAATGATCGACGTCAACACAGGTTGGGTCAGCAACTATTTCTTCCCCAATCACGCCACTGCCTTCGACGCCGCTGCGAACTTCGGTCACGTCAACGCCGGTGACACACTTGTCTTCGAGCTCTACAACTATGCCACCGGCCAGATCTTAGCCTCCGACGGCACTTACAGCGCTGACGGGATCAACCATGCCTACGTAACGCCCTTCACCGGCGGCGACCTCAGCGGAACGATCTTTCCGGCCGGAACCTACGTCGGAATGGAAGACCTCCCGAACGGCTCCTCCGACTTCGACTACAACGACGACGCCTTCATCTTCACCAACGTCGCTTCAGCCGGAGATCCTTCTCCCATTCCCGAGCCAGGTAGCCTCCTGCTCCTCGGCACCGGAGCTCTTGGAGCCGTCGGAGCCCTCCGCCGAAAACTCTTCAACTAG
- a CDS encoding PAS domain-containing sensor histidine kinase: MPIASLDPRLVLNCTPQLTCTTTPDGTINFLNTRWFDFTGRPCSDLVNNDLESFWITCVHPDDRDIVYQQWAEGVRLGKPFEGRYRILGRDGEYHWFFSNAIPMVEDDTLIGWVCTSTNIQPQISAEARFSRLIETSFVGVSISDAAGNITYMNPSLLKLLGYERNEVVGRMRWQDLTPPEFAPLDAEADRQLTATGVCQPYEKVNIARDGRRIPILVGATCIRDETGAKTENAAFLLDLSGLKRAETALIQSEKLAAVGRLAASISHEINNPLEAITNLIYIARTHENLHPEVAGHLSLAEAEVVRCSQITTQTLRFHRQSTRPTAVTASQLFDSVTTLYQGRLSNSSITIHRGYITPSPFHCFEGEIRQVLSNLVANSIDAMRTGGRIGLRAYDTTHSATGKRGVRLVLADNGHGMPPEIVQKIFHPFFTTRELAGTGLGLWISKDIIDSHGGRLTVRSRENHGTVFSLFLPLHP, encoded by the coding sequence ATGCCTATCGCATCACTCGACCCGCGCCTCGTTCTGAACTGCACTCCTCAGCTCACCTGTACCACCACGCCAGACGGCACAATCAACTTCCTCAACACCCGCTGGTTCGACTTCACAGGGCGCCCCTGCTCCGACCTCGTCAACAACGACCTCGAATCCTTCTGGATCACCTGCGTCCACCCCGACGACCGCGACATCGTCTACCAGCAGTGGGCCGAAGGCGTCCGTCTGGGCAAGCCCTTCGAAGGCCGCTACCGCATCCTCGGCCGCGACGGCGAGTACCACTGGTTCTTCTCCAACGCCATCCCCATGGTCGAGGACGACACCCTCATTGGCTGGGTCTGCACCTCCACCAACATCCAGCCTCAGATATCCGCCGAAGCCCGCTTCAGCCGCCTCATCGAAACCAGCTTCGTCGGCGTCTCCATCAGCGATGCCGCAGGCAACATCACCTACATGAACCCCTCGCTGCTCAAGCTCCTCGGTTACGAAAGGAACGAGGTCGTAGGACGCATGCGCTGGCAGGACCTCACCCCGCCCGAGTTCGCTCCCCTCGACGCCGAAGCCGACCGCCAACTTACCGCCACCGGAGTCTGCCAGCCCTACGAAAAGGTAAACATCGCCCGCGATGGCCGCCGCATCCCCATTCTCGTCGGTGCCACCTGCATCCGCGACGAGACTGGAGCCAAAACGGAGAACGCCGCCTTCCTGCTGGACCTCAGCGGCCTCAAACGCGCCGAGACCGCCCTCATCCAGTCCGAAAAACTCGCCGCCGTCGGACGCCTCGCCGCCTCCATCTCCCATGAAATCAACAATCCTCTCGAAGCCATCACTAACCTCATCTACATCGCCCGCACCCACGAGAACCTGCACCCCGAGGTCGCCGGCCATCTCTCCCTGGCCGAAGCCGAAGTCGTCCGCTGCTCCCAGATCACGACCCAGACTCTGCGCTTCCATCGCCAGAGCACCCGCCCCACCGCCGTCACTGCCTCTCAACTCTTCGACTCCGTCACCACCCTCTACCAAGGCCGCCTCTCCAATTCCAGCATCACCATCCACCGCGGATACATCACCCCATCCCCCTTCCACTGCTTTGAGGGCGAAATCCGCCAGGTTCTCAGCAATCTCGTCGCAAACTCCATCGATGCCATGCGAACCGGCGGCCGCATCGGTCTCCGCGCCTACGACACAACCCATTCCGCCACCGGCAAGCGCGGCGTCCGTCTCGTCCTCGCCGACAACGGCCACGGCATGCCACCTGAGATCGTCCAGAAGATATTCCACCCCTTCTTCACCACCCGCGAGCTAGCCGGCACCGGCCTCGGCCTCTGGATCTCCAAGGACATCATCGACAGCCACGGCGGCCGTCTCACCGTCCGCAGCCGTGAAAACCACGGGACAGTCTTCAGCCTCTTTCTCCCCTTACACCCCTAA
- a CDS encoding YdcF family protein, with product MKLLNRTLIVIALIAFVLALIVTINYKTLPTSNTAQTHFDTIIVLGTPSRSDGTPSPEQRERVLEGIREYKAGVAPHIIMTGGPAHNNFVEAHTMAQFAQTRGIPTDVILEEPQALNTIQNIYYSAQLMHQHNWSSAEVISSPYHLGRTALILSTFDNAQPTLSIHWHTHPAPWPQEYSLPRELLLDYGEAVRCLQLRIHGFPPSKFLPAY from the coding sequence GTGAAGCTCCTCAACCGAACCCTCATTGTCATTGCCCTGATCGCCTTCGTCTTGGCCCTTATCGTCACGATCAACTACAAAACCCTTCCCACCAGCAACACCGCCCAAACCCACTTCGACACCATCATCGTCCTCGGCACACCCAGCCGTTCCGACGGCACCCCATCCCCCGAACAACGCGAGCGCGTCCTCGAAGGCATCCGCGAGTACAAAGCCGGCGTCGCCCCCCACATCATCATGACCGGCGGCCCAGCTCACAACAACTTCGTCGAGGCCCACACCATGGCCCAATTCGCGCAGACCCGAGGCATCCCAACTGACGTCATCCTCGAAGAGCCCCAGGCCCTCAACACCATCCAGAACATCTACTACTCGGCCCAGCTCATGCACCAGCACAACTGGTCCTCCGCCGAAGTCATTAGCTCTCCCTACCACCTCGGCCGCACAGCCCTCATCCTCTCCACATTCGACAACGCCCAGCCCACCCTCTCCATCCACTGGCACACCCACCCCGCCCCCTGGCCGCAGGAGTACAGCCTCCCCCGCGAGCTCCTCCTCGACTACGGAGAAGCCGTGCGCTGCCTCCAACTTCGCATTCACGGATTCCCGCCATCAAAATTCCTCCCCGCATATTAG
- a CDS encoding DUF302 domain-containing protein gives MATGIITHPSPYTVPETLDRLESLLQAKNIKVFTRVDHSGEAEKAGLQMPPTQLLIFGNPKGGTPIMLAAPLSAIDLPIKALAWQDAEGKVWLSYNDPQYLKTRFSLPDELLAPITGLSAVIEQALT, from the coding sequence ATGGCCACCGGCATCATCACCCACCCCAGCCCCTACACCGTCCCCGAAACCCTAGACCGCCTCGAATCTCTTCTCCAAGCCAAAAACATAAAAGTCTTCACCCGCGTAGACCACAGCGGCGAAGCCGAAAAAGCCGGCCTCCAAATGCCTCCCACCCAACTCCTCATCTTCGGCAACCCAAAAGGCGGAACCCCCATCATGCTAGCCGCGCCCCTCTCAGCCATCGACCTCCCCATCAAAGCCCTAGCCTGGCAGGACGCTGAAGGCAAAGTCTGGCTAAGCTACAACGACCCGCAATATCTCAAAACCCGCTTCTCCCTCCCCGACGAACTCCTCGCGCCCATCACAGGCCTAAGCGCGGTCATCGAACAAGCCCTAACCTAA
- a CDS encoding DNA-3-methyladenine glycosylase, whose amino-acid sequence MSASPQTRHTNKLLTRAFYSRSPETVARALLGKLLIRDLHGERLTGRITEVEAYLGLTDPASHAYRGLTPNNFPLFGPPGHTHVYFIYGMYYCLNAAAHLPGEAGGVLIRAITPIDGIETMAHLRRVSLNARPKLLTGGPGRLCQALDITRKNSNDLDLTSPNSPIQIADDGTHPTDIQITPRIGLSKAADRPLRFLTSETTKTRSPKAHIKTPVKK is encoded by the coding sequence ATGAGCGCATCCCCACAAACCCGTCACACCAACAAGCTCCTCACAAGAGCCTTCTACTCCCGCTCCCCCGAAACCGTAGCCCGAGCCCTCCTGGGCAAACTCCTCATCCGTGATCTACACGGCGAGCGCCTAACCGGCCGCATCACCGAAGTCGAAGCCTACCTCGGCCTCACCGACCCCGCATCCCACGCCTACCGCGGCCTCACCCCCAACAACTTCCCCCTCTTCGGCCCACCCGGCCACACCCATGTCTACTTCATCTACGGCATGTATTACTGCCTCAACGCAGCCGCCCATCTCCCCGGCGAGGCCGGCGGAGTCCTCATCCGCGCCATCACCCCCATCGACGGCATCGAGACCATGGCCCACCTCCGCCGCGTCTCCCTCAACGCCAGGCCCAAGCTCCTCACCGGAGGCCCCGGCCGCCTCTGCCAGGCCCTCGACATCACCCGCAAAAACTCCAACGATCTCGACCTAACCTCACCCAACTCCCCCATCCAGATCGCCGACGACGGCACACACCCCACCGACATCCAAATCACCCCACGCATAGGCCTCTCGAAAGCCGCCGACCGCCCCCTCCGCTTCCTCACCAGCGAAACCACCAAAACCCGATCACCAAAAGCCCACATCAAGACACCTGTGAAAAAATAA
- a CDS encoding cupin domain-containing protein has product MSLKGGVVDVEEIRLGGIGLRFLIDGPTSGSGVTMFEMTVAPGAGMPVPHHHVGFDETGYGVSGRLKFTLEGETLDVGAGDLVWIERGKVHGFMNPFDEPAVVLCTITPGVLGAEYFREIRGLLAGGGPPDPKAMGAVMLKHGLVPVKPA; this is encoded by the coding sequence ATGAGTTTGAAGGGCGGTGTGGTGGATGTGGAGGAGATTCGGTTGGGCGGGATTGGGCTGCGGTTTTTGATTGATGGGCCTACGAGCGGGTCGGGCGTGACGATGTTTGAGATGACGGTGGCTCCGGGGGCGGGGATGCCGGTTCCGCACCATCATGTGGGGTTCGACGAGACGGGGTATGGGGTGAGCGGGAGGCTGAAGTTCACGCTGGAGGGGGAGACTCTCGACGTGGGGGCGGGGGATTTGGTGTGGATTGAGCGCGGCAAGGTGCATGGATTTATGAATCCGTTTGATGAGCCGGCTGTGGTGCTTTGCACGATCACGCCGGGGGTGTTGGGGGCAGAGTATTTTCGGGAGATTCGTGGGCTGCTGGCAGGGGGTGGGCCTCCTGATCCTAAGGCGATGGGGGCAGTGATGTTGAAGCATGGGTTGGTGCCGGTGAAACCCGCTTAG
- a CDS encoding DUF433 domain-containing protein: MDYSQIITIEPGKRSGKPCIRGLRITVGDLLGYLASGMSHQEILRDFPYLNETDILACLAFAADRERKLETVTAA, translated from the coding sequence ATGGACTACTCGCAGATCATCACGATTGAACCGGGTAAGCGTAGCGGGAAGCCTTGCATTCGGGGGCTGCGTATCACGGTGGGAGATTTGCTGGGATATCTTGCGTCGGGGATGTCGCATCAGGAGATTCTGCGCGACTTCCCGTATCTGAATGAGACCGATATCCTTGCTTGCCTTGCGTTTGCGGCTGATCGCGAACGCAAGCTCGAAACTGTGACCGCCGCTTGA
- a CDS encoding DUF5615 family PIN-like protein translates to MKLLLDENLSLRLVESLADLYPGSDHVHNLGLGGAGDSEVWDYAKLHGFAIVSKDSDFAERSVLERDPPKIIWIRLGNCSTGDVERQLRSAHEVIRAFIEEDQETCLLLGRG, encoded by the coding sequence TTGAAACTCCTGCTAGATGAGAACCTGTCGCTGCGATTGGTAGAGTCTTTGGCGGACCTCTATCCGGGATCTGATCACGTTCATAATCTCGGCCTGGGCGGTGCTGGTGACTCCGAGGTATGGGACTATGCCAAGTTGCATGGGTTTGCCATTGTCTCCAAAGACTCGGATTTTGCTGAGCGTAGCGTTTTGGAGAGAGACCCGCCGAAGATCATCTGGATACGACTGGGCAACTGTTCGACTGGGGATGTTGAGAGGCAGCTTCGCTCTGCCCACGAGGTGATTCGGGCATTTATTGAAGAAGATCAGGAGACTTGTCTGCTGCTTGGGCGAGGTTAG